In Curtobacterium sp. L6-1, a genomic segment contains:
- a CDS encoding glucose-6-phosphate dehydrogenase, translating to MASLQTTLLILGASGDLSKRLLLPGLATLLEVKEDWDVQLVGAGVEDLSDAEWKHLVHEAFENAQASKNEEDEGATGETELAPRLQAVIDASSYRKADVTDAGDLTNLLADCRHDPAVYFALPPAVTEKSCEQLAHLDLPARTRLALEKPFGTDAASAEHLNDLLHSFLPEERIHRVDHFLGRSTVLNLLGLRFANRIIEPLLSSQHVARVDIVYDETLGLEGRARYYDKAGALVDMIQSHLLQVMAVVAMEAPASIDADDLRTQKELVLRAVRPWGGDAVSASKRARYTAGSVGDRPMPSYADEDGVDPSLETETLAQLTLEVANWRWAGVPFTLRSGKALGKQRREILVTFKDSPHVPNGLSGAVLPDRLCIWIAPDEMQLELNVNGPGDPYTIDHTALSTTFNPGRLSAYGEVLAGVLEGDATLSVRGDSAVQGWKVVEPFLTAWRDGDVPLDEYAAGSGGPDGWDNIDA from the coding sequence ATGGCGAGCCTCCAGACCACACTGCTCATCCTCGGAGCCAGCGGCGACCTGTCCAAGCGCCTCCTGCTGCCGGGCCTCGCGACCCTCCTCGAGGTGAAGGAGGACTGGGACGTCCAGCTCGTCGGCGCCGGTGTCGAGGACCTGTCGGATGCCGAATGGAAGCACCTCGTGCACGAGGCGTTCGAGAACGCGCAGGCGTCGAAGAACGAGGAGGACGAGGGCGCGACCGGCGAGACGGAACTGGCACCGCGCCTCCAGGCCGTCATCGACGCCTCGTCGTACCGCAAGGCCGACGTCACCGACGCCGGCGACCTGACGAACCTGCTCGCCGACTGCCGGCACGACCCGGCGGTGTACTTCGCCCTGCCGCCGGCCGTGACCGAGAAGAGCTGCGAGCAGCTCGCGCACCTCGACCTGCCGGCGCGGACCCGCCTGGCGCTCGAGAAGCCGTTCGGTACCGACGCCGCGAGCGCCGAGCACCTCAACGACCTGCTGCACTCGTTCCTGCCCGAGGAGCGCATCCACCGCGTCGACCACTTCCTGGGGCGGTCCACCGTCCTCAACCTGCTCGGCCTGCGGTTCGCGAACCGCATCATCGAGCCGCTGCTGTCCTCGCAGCACGTCGCGCGCGTCGACATCGTCTACGACGAGACCCTCGGCCTGGAGGGACGTGCCCGCTACTACGACAAGGCCGGCGCGCTCGTGGACATGATCCAGAGCCACCTGCTGCAGGTGATGGCCGTCGTCGCCATGGAGGCGCCCGCGTCCATCGACGCCGACGACCTGCGCACGCAGAAGGAACTCGTGCTCCGGGCCGTCCGCCCGTGGGGTGGCGACGCGGTGTCGGCGAGCAAGCGTGCACGGTACACGGCCGGATCGGTGGGGGACCGGCCGATGCCGTCCTACGCCGACGAGGACGGGGTGGACCCGTCGCTCGAGACCGAGACCCTGGCGCAGCTGACCCTCGAGGTCGCGAACTGGCGCTGGGCCGGCGTGCCGTTCACGCTCCGCTCGGGCAAGGCACTCGGCAAGCAGCGCCGCGAGATCCTCGTCACGTTCAAGGACTCGCCGCACGTGCCGAACGGCCTCTCCGGCGCCGTGCTGCCCGACCGGCTCTGCATCTGGATCGCACCCGACGAGATGCAGCTCGAGCTCAACGTCAACGGTCCCGGCGACCCGTACACGATCGACCACACCGCCCTGTCGACGACGTTCAACCCCGGGCGGCTCAGCGCCTACGGGGAGGTCCTGGCCGGGGTGCTCGAGGGCGATGCGACCCTGTCGGTCCGCGGGGACAGTGCGGTGCAGGGCTGGAAGGTCGTCGAGCCGTTCCTCACCGCCTGGCGGGACGGCGACGTGCCGCTGGACGAGTACGCCGCCGGGTCGGGCGGGCCGGACGGCTGGGACAACATCGACGCGTGA
- a CDS encoding dienelactone hydrolase family protein, which yields MTTTDDVLSTVPEPAGADIRVETVHYDSDGAALEGVLAKDTAVAGPRPAVLVIHDWHGVNEHVEARVTMLARLGYVAFGADVYGAGVRPGDDTAAEVAGRFYGDNALFRTRLRAGLDRLLEDPDVDAAKVVVMGYCFGGSGALELARTGADLAGAVSFHGGLITHDPSDAHEIRAKLLVLTGGADPVVPDEAVHAWQDEMRGAAEVDWQVVTYADAMHAFAVPGTDAPDHGAQYQERADRRSWQALQVFLAEVFDEEPVVA from the coding sequence GTGACCACCACTGACGACGTCCTCTCCACCGTCCCCGAACCCGCCGGCGCCGACATCCGCGTCGAGACCGTGCACTACGACTCCGACGGAGCAGCCCTCGAGGGCGTGCTCGCGAAGGACACCGCCGTCGCCGGACCCCGTCCCGCGGTGCTCGTCATCCACGACTGGCACGGCGTGAACGAGCACGTCGAGGCCCGCGTGACGATGCTCGCCCGCCTGGGCTACGTCGCCTTCGGCGCGGACGTCTACGGCGCCGGGGTCCGTCCGGGCGACGACACGGCGGCCGAGGTCGCGGGTCGGTTCTACGGCGACAACGCCCTGTTCCGCACGCGCCTGCGCGCCGGGCTCGACCGCCTGCTCGAGGACCCCGACGTCGATGCCGCGAAGGTCGTCGTGATGGGCTACTGCTTCGGCGGCTCGGGTGCGCTCGAACTCGCCCGGACCGGTGCCGACCTGGCCGGTGCCGTCTCCTTCCACGGCGGCCTGATCACCCACGACCCCTCGGACGCGCACGAGATCCGCGCGAAGCTGCTCGTGCTCACCGGCGGCGCCGACCCGGTCGTCCCGGACGAGGCCGTGCACGCCTGGCAGGACGAGATGCGCGGCGCCGCCGAGGTCGACTGGCAGGTCGTCACCTACGCCGACGCGATGCACGCGTTCGCCGTCCCCGGTACCGACGCGCCGGACCACGGCGCGCAGTACCAGGAGCGCGCCGACCGCCGCTCGTGGCAGGCGCTGCAGGTCTTCCTCGCCGAGGTCTTCGACGAGGAGCCCGTCGTCGCCTGA
- a CDS encoding PLDc N-terminal domain-containing protein, with protein sequence MIERSDRGNGMFGNVVVGSHLVVLVLVVLVDVGALVLLWRDRTRSQLAKVVWTVVVLALPLVGALGFLVNWALGRLADRLNRAH encoded by the coding sequence GTGATCGAGCGCTCGGACAGGGGGAATGGGATGTTCGGGAACGTCGTGGTCGGATCGCACCTGGTGGTGCTGGTGCTGGTCGTGCTGGTCGACGTCGGCGCGCTCGTACTGCTGTGGCGTGACCGGACCCGCAGTCAGCTGGCGAAGGTGGTCTGGACCGTCGTCGTGCTCGCGCTGCCGCTCGTCGGCGCGTTGGGTTTCCTGGTGAACTGGGCGCTCGGCCGCCTGGCGGATCGGTTGAACCGGGCGCACTGA
- a CDS encoding manganese efflux pump MntP, whose amino-acid sequence MSFWALFLIALGVSADAFAVALGKGLHMKRFAPRQAVVIAVVFGAFQALMPLVGWLLGTTFARAIADYDHWVAFGLLALVGGKMLWEAFHPHEDTDEDTDRLRVRELLVLAVATSIDALAVGITLAFLPVSIGWAVLLIGVTTAVLSFVGVAVGRRVGARFGKPAEIAGGVVLVLIGVQIVLEHTGVLG is encoded by the coding sequence ATGTCCTTCTGGGCCCTGTTCCTGATCGCGCTCGGTGTCTCCGCCGACGCCTTCGCCGTCGCCCTGGGCAAGGGCCTGCACATGAAGCGGTTCGCCCCTCGGCAGGCCGTGGTCATCGCCGTCGTGTTCGGCGCGTTCCAGGCGCTCATGCCGCTGGTGGGCTGGCTCCTCGGCACGACCTTCGCGCGGGCGATCGCCGACTACGACCACTGGGTCGCCTTCGGGTTGCTCGCCCTGGTCGGCGGCAAGATGCTGTGGGAGGCGTTCCACCCGCACGAGGACACGGACGAGGACACCGACCGTCTCCGGGTGCGGGAGCTGCTCGTGCTCGCGGTGGCGACGAGCATCGATGCCCTCGCGGTCGGCATCACGCTGGCGTTCCTGCCGGTCTCGATCGGCTGGGCGGTCCTGCTCATCGGCGTCACGACGGCCGTCCTGAGCTTCGTCGGCGTCGCGGTCGGGCGTCGGGTCGGTGCGCGCTTCGGCAAGCCGGCCGAGATCGCCGGCGGTGTGGTCCTCGTCCTCATCGGCGTGCAGATCGTCCTCGAGCACACCGGCGTGCTCGGCTGA
- a CDS encoding alkene reductase, translated as MKLFEPAALGALRLSNRIVMAPLTRTRAGADGVPNDLLVEHYAQRATLGMIITEGTWPVQEGRSYPGQPGIETDEQIAGWRRVADAVHERGGTIVMQLMHGGRVSHPDIAQTPRIVGPSAVAAPGQTHLADGSKADMPVPHALTTDEVAEAVRGFAQAARNAIAAGIDGVEVHGANGYLVHEFMSSRSNTRTDQYGGSAENRARFAIEVTTAVAEAVGADRTGIRLSPEHGIQGVVEDDADDVRAVYTAVAEGLAPLGLAFIDVLHAEPAGDLVQHIRRTAGAPFVVNSGFSAMTTRDEAIMVVDEDVADAIAVGRPAIANPDLAERWEQDAELNEPRPELFYGQSAEGYTDYPTLAEARASVA; from the coding sequence GTGAAGCTCTTCGAACCCGCCGCACTCGGCGCCCTCCGACTCAGCAACCGCATCGTCATGGCCCCGCTCACGCGCACCCGCGCCGGCGCCGACGGTGTGCCGAACGACCTGCTCGTCGAGCACTACGCGCAGCGCGCCACGCTCGGCATGATCATCACCGAGGGCACCTGGCCCGTGCAGGAGGGCCGCTCCTACCCCGGCCAGCCCGGCATCGAGACGGACGAGCAGATCGCCGGCTGGCGTCGCGTCGCCGACGCAGTGCACGAGCGTGGCGGCACGATCGTCATGCAGCTCATGCACGGTGGCCGCGTCTCGCACCCGGACATCGCGCAGACCCCGCGCATCGTCGGCCCGAGCGCCGTCGCCGCCCCCGGGCAGACCCACCTGGCCGACGGCTCGAAGGCCGACATGCCGGTGCCGCACGCCCTGACCACCGACGAGGTCGCCGAGGCCGTCCGTGGCTTCGCCCAGGCCGCCCGCAACGCGATCGCCGCCGGCATCGACGGTGTCGAGGTGCACGGCGCGAACGGCTACCTCGTGCACGAGTTCATGTCGAGCAGGTCGAACACCCGCACCGACCAGTACGGCGGCTCGGCCGAGAACCGCGCCCGCTTCGCGATCGAGGTCACCACGGCCGTCGCCGAGGCCGTCGGCGCCGACCGCACGGGCATCCGGCTCTCGCCGGAGCACGGCATCCAGGGTGTCGTCGAGGACGACGCCGACGACGTGCGCGCCGTCTACACCGCGGTCGCCGAGGGCCTGGCGCCGCTCGGCCTCGCCTTCATCGACGTCCTGCACGCCGAGCCGGCCGGCGACCTCGTGCAGCACATCCGCCGCACCGCGGGCGCCCCGTTCGTCGTGAACTCGGGCTTCAGCGCCATGACGACCCGCGACGAGGCGATCATGGTCGTCGACGAGGACGTCGCCGACGCGATCGCCGTGGGCCGTCCCGCCATCGCGAACCCGGACCTCGCCGAGCGCTGGGAACAGGACGCCGAGCTCAACGAGCCGCGCCCGGAGCTCTTCTACGGCCAGTCGGCGGAGGGGTACACCGACTACCCGACGCTGGCCGAGGCGCGCGCGTCGGTCGCCTGA
- a CDS encoding MarR family winged helix-turn-helix transcriptional regulator, translating to MLHTETDPLLLDRQLCFALAATSRSIVGLYRELLEPMGLTHPQYLVMLALWERDPRSVREIAAELRLESATLSPLLKRLEASGYVRRTRSTEDERQLAVTLTTAGRALRDRAETVPVAVADRLGWPVARLEALKDELTALLEVVDHL from the coding sequence ATGCTCCACACCGAGACCGACCCGCTCCTGCTCGACCGGCAGCTCTGCTTCGCCCTCGCCGCGACGAGCCGGAGCATCGTCGGCCTGTACCGGGAGCTGCTCGAGCCGATGGGCCTGACGCACCCGCAGTACCTCGTGATGCTCGCCCTCTGGGAGCGGGACCCGCGGTCGGTCCGCGAGATCGCCGCGGAGCTCCGGCTCGAGTCGGCGACCCTCAGCCCGCTGCTGAAGCGGCTCGAGGCGTCCGGCTACGTCCGACGCACGCGGAGCACCGAGGACGAACGGCAGCTGGCGGTGACCCTGACGACGGCCGGACGCGCCCTCCGCGACCGCGCCGAGACCGTCCCGGTCGCCGTCGCCGACCGGCTGGGGTGGCCGGTCGCACGACTCGAGGCGCTGAAGGACGAGCTGACGGCGCTCCTCGAGGTCGTCGACCACCTCTGA